From Sardina pilchardus chromosome 9, fSarPil1.1, whole genome shotgun sequence, a single genomic window includes:
- the rbbp5 gene encoding retinoblastoma-binding protein 5 isoform X2 yields the protein MNLELLESFGQNYPEEADGTLDCISMALTCTFNRWGTLLAVGCNDGRIVIWDFLTRGIAKIISAHIHPVCSLSWSRDGHKLVSASTDNIVSLWDVLTGDCDQRFRFPSPILKLQFHPRDQDKVLVCPMKSAPVLLTLSDSKHVVLPVDDDSDLNVVAAFDRRGEYIYTGNAKGKILVLNTDTQDLVASFRVTTGTSNTTAIKSIEFARKGSCFLINTADRIIRVYDGREILTCGRDGEPEPMQKLQDLVNRTPWKRCCFSGDGEYIVAGSARQHALYIWEKSIGNLVKILHGTRGELLLDVAWHPVRPIIASISSGVVSIWAQNQVENWSAFAPDFKELDENVEYEERESEFDIEDEDKSEPEQTGADAAEDEEVDVTTVDPIVAFCSSDEELEDYKALLYLPIAPEVEDPEENPFGPPPDAAGQTASAEDGTVHTGSGDKKRQPSLDGAPPKKKARTTTIELQGVPSDEVHPLLGVKGDGKSKKKTAGRPKGSKGNLVTPSYKQHDVQGLD from the exons ATGAATCTGGAGTTGCTTG AGTCCTTCGGGCAGAACTATCCCGAG GAGGCAGATGGCACCCTTGATTGCATCAGTATGGCGCTTACATGCACCTTCAATCGCTGGGGCACACTGTTGGCCGTCGGCTGCAATGATGGCCGTATTGTCATTTGGGACTTTCTTACACGGGGCATTGCCAAAATCATAagcgcacacatacatccaGTCTGTTCACTAAG TTGGAGTCGAGATGGTCACAAGCTAGTCAGCGCCTCTACAGATAACATTGTCTCCCTGTGGGATGTCCTTACGGGGGACTGTGACCAGAGGTTTCGCTTCCCCTCGCCTATTCTCAAGCTCCAGTTCCACCCCAGAGACCA AGACAAAGTCCTTGTGTGTCCCATGAAGTCGGCCCCTGTGTTACTCACATTGTCAGACTCAAAACATGTGGTTCTTCCTGTGGACGACGATTCCGACCTTAATGTAGTGGCCGCATTCGATCGAAGGGGGGAGTACATCTACACAGGCAATGCCAAAGGAAAG ATTCTTGTTCTGAACACAGACACCCAGGATCTTGTAGCATCATTCCGGGTAACCACGGGCACCAGCAACACGACAGCCATTAAATCTATAGAGTTTGCACGCAAAGGCAG CTGTTTCCTCATAAACACGGCAGACCGCATCATCAGAGTGTATGATGGGCGGGAGATTCTCACTTGTGGGAGGGACGGCGAACCAGAGCCCATGCAGAAGCTACAGGACCTGGTGAACAG GACGCCGTGGAAACGGTGCTGTTTCTCTGGCGACGGAGAATACATAGTGGCCGGCTCTGCCCGGCAGCACGCCCTCTACATCTGGGAGAAGAGTATTGGCAACCTGGTGAAGATCCTGCACGGGACACGAGGAGAGCTGCTCTTAGACGTAGCG TGGCATCCGGTCCGGCCGATAAtcgcctccatctccagtgGGGTCGTGTCCATCTGGGCCCAGAACCAAGTG GAAAACTGGAGTGCCTTTGCCCCAGACTTTAAAGAGCTGGATGAGAACGTAGAATATGAGGAGAGGGAGTCTGAATTCGACATTGAGGATGAGGACAAAAGTGAACCGGAACAAACAG GTGCGGATGCTGCggaggatgaggaggtggaCGTGACCACAGTGGACCCCATCGTGGCGTTCTGCAGCAG CGATGAGGAGTTGGAGGACTACAAGGCCCTGCTGTACCTGCCTATCGCTCCAGAGGTGGAGGACCCTGAGGAGAATCCGTTCGGCCCTccacccgacgccgcaggccaGACCGCCTCCGCCGAAGATGGCACTGTACACACAGGCTCAGGAGATAAGAAGCGCCAGCCGTCATTGGATGGCGCTCCGCCCAAGAAGAAGGCCCGCACCACCACCATTGAGTTGCAGGGCGTCCCCAGTGACG AGGTGCACCCGCTGCTGGGCGTGAAGGGCGATGGCAAGTCTAAGAAGAAGACCGCGGGCCGGCCGAAAGGCTCCAAAG GTAATCTTGTTACACCGTCCTACAAACAGCATGACGTCCAGGGCTTGGACTAA
- the btg2 gene encoding protein BTG2 — translation MTHSYGTKAEMVLEVTAAANFVSRLLRTRGYLTEHQLQVFRDCLQQALSEHYHQHWFPDRPQKGSGYRCIRINHEMDPIIAKAAHRIGVPSEELFSLLPRELTLWVDPYEVSYRIGEDGSICVLYEAEAPAPSTSTPVNHSASPFDQTLNCKNRFLMGGRTSPPKNYLMTVSS, via the exons ATGACTCACAGCTACGGAACCAAAGCTGAAATGGTCCTCGAAGTAACGGCCGCAGCAAACTTTGTTTCCAGACTGCTGAGAACAAGGGGCTATCTCACCGAGCATCAGCTTCAGGTTTTCAGAGATTGTCTCCAGCAAGCATTATCAG AACACTACCATCAGCACTGGTTCCCCGACAGGCCACAGAAGGGATCTGGTTACCGCTGCATCCGCATTAACCACGAAATGGACCCTATCATTGCTAAAGCCGCACATAGGATCGGAGTGCCTAGTGAAGAACTGTTCTCGCTTCTGCCGCGGGAATTAACCCTCTGGGTTGACCCCTATGAGGTCTCCTACCGCATCGGAGAGGATGGTTCCATATGTGTTTTGTATGAAGCAGAGGCACCAGCACCCAGTACCTCGACGCCAGTCAACCACAGTGCTTCCCCATTTGATCAGACTTTGAATTGCAAGAATCGGTTTCTGATGGGTGGTCGTACGAGCCCTCCAAAAAACTACCTGATGACGGTGTCCAGCTAA
- the rbbp5 gene encoding retinoblastoma-binding protein 5 isoform X1 — MNLELLESFGQNYPEEADGTLDCISMALTCTFNRWGTLLAVGCNDGRIVIWDFLTRGIAKIISAHIHPVCSLSWSRDGHKLVSASTDNIVSLWDVLTGDCDQRFRFPSPILKLQFHPRDQDKVLVCPMKSAPVLLTLSDSKHVVLPVDDDSDLNVVAAFDRRGEYIYTGNAKGKILVLNTDTQDLVASFRVTTGTSNTTAIKSIEFARKGSCFLINTADRIIRVYDGREILTCGRDGEPEPMQKLQDLVNRTPWKRCCFSGDGEYIVAGSARQHALYIWEKSIGNLVKILHGTRGELLLDVAWHPVRPIIASISSGVVSIWAQNQVENWSAFAPDFKELDENVEYEERESEFDIEDEDKSEPEQTGADAAEDEEVDVTTVDPIVAFCSSDEELEDYKALLYLPIAPEVEDPEENPFGPPPDAAGQTASAEDGTVHTGSGDKKRQPSLDGAPPKKKARTTTIELQGVPSDEVHPLLGVKGDGKSKKKTAGRPKGSKGKEKDSAFRPKVYKGDRGYPLDGAGMGVGMKGRAQAESGLAASGNLVTPSYKQHDVQGLD, encoded by the exons ATGAATCTGGAGTTGCTTG AGTCCTTCGGGCAGAACTATCCCGAG GAGGCAGATGGCACCCTTGATTGCATCAGTATGGCGCTTACATGCACCTTCAATCGCTGGGGCACACTGTTGGCCGTCGGCTGCAATGATGGCCGTATTGTCATTTGGGACTTTCTTACACGGGGCATTGCCAAAATCATAagcgcacacatacatccaGTCTGTTCACTAAG TTGGAGTCGAGATGGTCACAAGCTAGTCAGCGCCTCTACAGATAACATTGTCTCCCTGTGGGATGTCCTTACGGGGGACTGTGACCAGAGGTTTCGCTTCCCCTCGCCTATTCTCAAGCTCCAGTTCCACCCCAGAGACCA AGACAAAGTCCTTGTGTGTCCCATGAAGTCGGCCCCTGTGTTACTCACATTGTCAGACTCAAAACATGTGGTTCTTCCTGTGGACGACGATTCCGACCTTAATGTAGTGGCCGCATTCGATCGAAGGGGGGAGTACATCTACACAGGCAATGCCAAAGGAAAG ATTCTTGTTCTGAACACAGACACCCAGGATCTTGTAGCATCATTCCGGGTAACCACGGGCACCAGCAACACGACAGCCATTAAATCTATAGAGTTTGCACGCAAAGGCAG CTGTTTCCTCATAAACACGGCAGACCGCATCATCAGAGTGTATGATGGGCGGGAGATTCTCACTTGTGGGAGGGACGGCGAACCAGAGCCCATGCAGAAGCTACAGGACCTGGTGAACAG GACGCCGTGGAAACGGTGCTGTTTCTCTGGCGACGGAGAATACATAGTGGCCGGCTCTGCCCGGCAGCACGCCCTCTACATCTGGGAGAAGAGTATTGGCAACCTGGTGAAGATCCTGCACGGGACACGAGGAGAGCTGCTCTTAGACGTAGCG TGGCATCCGGTCCGGCCGATAAtcgcctccatctccagtgGGGTCGTGTCCATCTGGGCCCAGAACCAAGTG GAAAACTGGAGTGCCTTTGCCCCAGACTTTAAAGAGCTGGATGAGAACGTAGAATATGAGGAGAGGGAGTCTGAATTCGACATTGAGGATGAGGACAAAAGTGAACCGGAACAAACAG GTGCGGATGCTGCggaggatgaggaggtggaCGTGACCACAGTGGACCCCATCGTGGCGTTCTGCAGCAG CGATGAGGAGTTGGAGGACTACAAGGCCCTGCTGTACCTGCCTATCGCTCCAGAGGTGGAGGACCCTGAGGAGAATCCGTTCGGCCCTccacccgacgccgcaggccaGACCGCCTCCGCCGAAGATGGCACTGTACACACAGGCTCAGGAGATAAGAAGCGCCAGCCGTCATTGGATGGCGCTCCGCCCAAGAAGAAGGCCCGCACCACCACCATTGAGTTGCAGGGCGTCCCCAGTGACG AGGTGCACCCGCTGCTGGGCGTGAAGGGCGATGGCAAGTCTAAGAAGAAGACCGCGGGCCGGCCGAAAGGCTCCAAAGGTAAAGAGAAAGATTCCGCCTTTAGGCCCAAAGTCTACAAGGGGGACAGGGGGTACCCCCTGGACGGAGCGGGCATGGGCGTGGGCATGAAGGGCAGAGCACAGGCAGAGTCTGGCCTGGCAGCGTCAG GTAATCTTGTTACACCGTCCTACAAACAGCATGACGTCCAGGGCTTGGACTAA